One part of the Paenibacillus silvisoli genome encodes these proteins:
- a CDS encoding alpha/beta-type small acid-soluble spore protein, whose protein sequence is MANNNSGSNQLVVPQASAALDQMKYEVAQELGISLPQDGYYGNITTKDAGSIGGSITRKLVQIAEQSLAGR, encoded by the coding sequence GTGGCCAACAACAACAGCGGCAGCAACCAACTAGTTGTACCACAAGCTAGCGCTGCATTAGACCAAATGAAATATGAGGTCGCGCAAGAGCTGGGTATCTCCCTTCCACAAGATGGATACTACGGTAACATCACAACGAAGGATGCCGGTTCCATCGGGGGCAGCATTACCCGTAAGCTGGTACAAATCGCTGAACAATCTCTTGCAGGTCGTTAA
- a CDS encoding sensor histidine kinase, producing MKNRLNFTSKKQVVWIMMIFVIPLVLLLTIYNFYVVHVLNNKIEQTNRNSILLYQSAFEKNLNNAEMFMSNLASNDYSFLKLMFKQDPLSLQLYAQDIMSKYQGYFQTNENIGGMFIYSKKNDLFYKTYSQNYSHNIRQGAEGYLKTIVQTDDNYRSWGWFAHEIDGSYYLFRIVGNRDTYAISMIDFNNVVVPQHFSENNDNSFFVFADQDGVPLTSIDLMKRKGIAISKNSDGHYISGSSQNYFVVQNYSASSKLHYIYIMPYRGFLFYLDTVQVAFLVGSVFIIILMFISFLLLERSYFKPLTRMMATMNQIKNGRLDEVMSTSYGVNEFRQMSNTFNDMMAEIKDLKIESYEKEMKKQQAELQFLQIQIKPHFYLNCLKNLFGIAEQRKYDQIQDMILLLSRHLRYMFQENDSVVPLADEISNVQNYIQLQQMSASHELICKVNVDERLKNFHIPPISILTFVENSIKHAVSIHKQLIISIKASLLETDDGEFVNLTIMDNGTGFTDEMLAVINDSNHNQYPAKEHVGILNVIRRCNVIFQNKSTFLFSTSNGACIDIFVPFRME from the coding sequence GTGAAAAATAGATTGAATTTCACTTCGAAAAAGCAAGTTGTATGGATTATGATGATTTTCGTTATTCCGCTCGTACTGCTGCTAACGATATATAATTTCTATGTCGTCCATGTACTCAACAACAAGATTGAGCAAACGAATCGAAATTCGATTCTGCTCTATCAAAGCGCATTCGAGAAAAATCTGAACAATGCCGAAATGTTCATGTCGAACCTCGCGTCGAACGATTACAGCTTCCTGAAATTAATGTTCAAACAGGACCCGCTATCGTTACAGCTGTACGCGCAAGACATCATGAGCAAATACCAGGGGTATTTTCAGACGAACGAAAATATCGGAGGCATGTTCATTTATTCGAAAAAGAACGATCTGTTCTACAAAACGTACAGCCAAAACTATTCCCATAACATCCGTCAGGGCGCGGAAGGTTATTTGAAAACGATTGTTCAGACGGATGACAACTATAGGTCCTGGGGATGGTTCGCGCATGAGATTGACGGCAGCTATTATTTATTTCGAATTGTAGGAAATCGCGATACCTACGCCATCAGCATGATCGATTTCAATAATGTGGTCGTGCCGCAGCATTTCAGCGAAAATAACGATAACAGCTTTTTCGTGTTCGCCGATCAAGACGGCGTTCCGCTAACTTCGATCGACCTGATGAAGCGGAAGGGGATTGCCATCTCGAAGAATAGCGACGGTCATTATATTTCGGGCAGCTCTCAGAACTATTTTGTCGTACAGAACTATTCAGCTTCATCCAAACTCCACTATATTTATATCATGCCTTACCGTGGGTTTCTGTTTTATTTGGATACGGTTCAAGTGGCTTTCTTGGTCGGTTCCGTATTCATCATTATCCTCATGTTCATCTCGTTTTTGCTGCTGGAGCGATCGTATTTTAAACCGCTTACACGGATGATGGCTACCATGAACCAAATTAAAAACGGGCGTCTAGACGAAGTCATGAGCACGAGCTACGGGGTAAACGAATTCAGGCAGATGAGCAATACCTTCAATGACATGATGGCGGAGATCAAAGACTTGAAAATCGAAAGCTATGAGAAAGAGATGAAGAAGCAGCAGGCCGAGCTGCAATTTCTGCAGATCCAGATCAAGCCGCATTTCTACTTGAACTGTCTGAAGAACTTGTTCGGCATCGCGGAGCAGAGGAAGTACGATCAAATCCAGGACATGATTCTATTGCTGTCGCGGCATTTAAGATATATGTTTCAAGAAAACGATTCGGTCGTTCCTCTCGCGGATGAGATCTCCAATGTGCAGAACTATATCCAATTGCAGCAAATGAGCGCGTCCCATGAGCTGATTTGCAAAGTGAACGTGGATGAGCGTTTAAAGAATTTTCACATCCCGCCGATTTCGATATTGACGTTTGTCGAGAACTCCATTAAGCATGCGGTTTCCATCCATAAGCAGCTCATCATCTCGATCAAAGCTAGCCTGCTTGAAACCGATGACGGAGAGTTCGTGAATCTTACCATTATGGATAATGGGACCGGATTCACGGACGAAATGCTGGCCGTAATCAATGATTCCAACCATAATCAATATCCCGCCAAAGAGCATGTTGGGATTTTGAATGTCATCCGCAGATGCAACGTGATTTTCCAAAATAAAAGCACCTTTTTATTCAGCACCTCGAATGGGGCATGCATCGATATTTTCGTTCCATTTCGTATGGAATAA
- a CDS encoding helix-turn-helix domain-containing protein → MDIGSSIRAIRKRKHITIAQICEETGLSQGFLSQVETNKTSPSIATLESIARALKVPLAYLLLQKEDRMNIIRKDARAQTTSGPGRLKVEHLSRTDKVRTVIVEMPPGSSTGDEPHAHEGEEVHVVLKGRIYAEQGEDAAEFEEGDSFSWNACIPHLVRNIGNEIAVILISIFAESESSDYPQTLV, encoded by the coding sequence ATGGATATCGGCTCCTCCATCAGAGCGATCCGCAAGCGCAAGCACATCACCATCGCGCAAATTTGCGAAGAAACCGGCTTGTCCCAAGGCTTCTTGAGCCAAGTGGAAACGAATAAGACGTCTCCCTCCATCGCGACGCTGGAGAGCATCGCGCGGGCGTTGAAGGTTCCTCTCGCCTACTTGCTGCTTCAGAAGGAGGACCGGATGAACATCATACGCAAGGACGCCAGAGCTCAGACGACCAGCGGCCCCGGCCGCCTGAAGGTCGAGCATTTGAGCCGCACGGATAAGGTGCGCACGGTTATCGTCGAAATGCCCCCAGGCAGCTCCACCGGCGATGAGCCGCACGCCCATGAAGGCGAGGAAGTCCACGTCGTCCTCAAAGGACGCATCTATGCCGAGCAAGGCGAGGATGCCGCTGAATTCGAGGAAGGAGACTCCTTTAGCTGGAATGCCTGCATTCCCCATCTCGTCCGAAACATCGGCAATGAGATCGCCGTCATTCTGATCTCCATCTTCGCGGAGTCGGAGTCTTCGGATTACCCTCAAACCTTAGTGTGA
- a CDS encoding cyclic lactone autoinducer peptide → MKQRILYKLATVMALGAVLIVSTASWAFIHQPETPEELLK, encoded by the coding sequence ATGAAACAACGTATTCTGTACAAGTTGGCAACCGTGATGGCACTGGGCGCAGTACTGATCGTATCCACAGCAAGCTGGGCATTCATTCACCAGCCGGAAACGCCGGAGGAACTACTTAAGTAA
- a CDS encoding LytTR family transcriptional regulator DNA-binding domain-containing protein has protein sequence MQRRCEYLAVSRDIDGKSGLVSVLISDVLLLYFDGVYDRLIIHTMQDQYYTMGSLKYWTEALNSSGYAFRIVDRNNAANLDNVAFIDSASKKVYFEQVTHPKSKYCTISDQQFKKLKAEYGDGQLLFVKR, from the coding sequence TTGCAGCGGCGCTGTGAATATTTAGCAGTATCAAGGGATATCGACGGAAAGTCCGGTCTGGTGTCCGTCCTTATTAGTGATGTCTTGCTGCTCTATTTCGACGGAGTCTATGACAGGTTGATCATCCATACCATGCAGGATCAATATTATACAATGGGTTCTCTGAAGTATTGGACTGAGGCTTTGAATAGCTCAGGCTACGCGTTTCGCATTGTTGATCGCAATAATGCCGCAAACCTAGACAATGTAGCCTTCATTGACTCGGCGTCGAAAAAAGTGTATTTCGAGCAGGTGACTCACCCGAAGTCGAAATATTGCACCATATCGGATCAGCAATTTAAAAAATTGAAGGCCGAATACGGTGACGGACAATTACTATTTGTAAAAAGATAA
- a CDS encoding carbohydrate ABC transporter permease, whose translation MNKTLRNPWTYVLFLLPLLLLYVMFFIYPMISAFTTGFMKWNGLTEPRFNGLTNFEHAFGDDKFWASVLNNGKFILFSVFVQVPVIIFFSLLISNVKKLKGLYKTAVFIPSVMSTAVIGILWSFIYEPDIGLFNLILTKLGLQPVMWLSDSHWAMFSILITNAWQWTGFYIVMVLAAILAIPKEIDEAAIVDGASAYTRATRITVPLIMPIISVVIMLSIAGAMKAADIIIVMTDGGPGGITDVMATYLIKYGITNAKYGYGNSIGVLIFVFSLILTALYQFLIARRVERVEY comes from the coding sequence ATGAATAAAACATTAAGAAACCCATGGACATACGTCCTGTTTTTGCTGCCCCTCCTTCTGCTCTATGTCATGTTTTTCATTTATCCGATGATTTCCGCCTTCACTACGGGTTTTATGAAATGGAACGGTCTGACCGAACCGCGGTTTAATGGGTTGACAAACTTTGAGCATGCGTTTGGAGACGATAAATTTTGGGCTTCCGTCCTCAATAACGGTAAATTCATTCTCTTCTCGGTGTTCGTGCAAGTTCCGGTGATTATCTTTTTCTCGCTCTTAATCAGCAACGTCAAAAAACTCAAAGGTTTATATAAAACGGCCGTATTTATCCCTTCCGTCATGTCGACCGCGGTGATCGGAATTCTGTGGAGTTTTATCTACGAGCCGGATATCGGCTTGTTCAATCTCATTTTGACCAAACTTGGATTGCAGCCCGTCATGTGGTTATCCGACTCCCATTGGGCCATGTTTTCGATCCTGATCACCAATGCCTGGCAGTGGACGGGATTCTATATCGTAATGGTCCTTGCTGCCATATTGGCAATTCCAAAGGAAATCGATGAAGCCGCAATCGTCGATGGAGCCAGCGCATATACGCGCGCAACCCGAATTACGGTGCCGCTTATTATGCCGATCATCTCCGTCGTGATCATGCTATCCATCGCAGGAGCGATGAAAGCGGCCGATATTATCATCGTAATGACGGATGGCGGCCCGGGCGGGATCACGGATGTCATGGCCACCTATTTAATTAAATACGGGATCACGAACGCGAAATACGGGTATGGCAACTCCATTGGGGTGCTGATTTTCGTTTTCTCTCTCATTCTTACAGCCTTGTACCAATTTTTAATAGCCAGAAGAGTCGAAAGGGTCGAATACTAA
- the nrdR gene encoding transcriptional regulator NrdR produces MKCPYCDYAGTKVLDSRPANENKSIRRRRECEKCTRRFTTFEMVEETPLIVIKKDGSREEFSRDKILRGLIRACEKRPVSVDQLEIIVSEAEKELRTTAQAEVESREIGELVMSQLYPVDEVAYVRFASVYRQFKDIDMFMKELNSLLNKDPLA; encoded by the coding sequence ATGAAATGTCCGTATTGCGATTACGCTGGGACGAAAGTGCTCGATTCCAGACCCGCTAACGAAAATAAATCGATACGCCGTCGCCGTGAATGCGAAAAATGCACCCGCCGTTTCACGACCTTTGAAATGGTGGAGGAAACGCCCCTTATCGTCATCAAGAAAGACGGAAGCCGCGAAGAATTCAGCCGCGACAAAATTTTACGCGGTCTGATTCGCGCTTGCGAGAAGCGTCCGGTCTCGGTGGACCAACTGGAAATTATTGTGTCCGAAGCGGAAAAGGAATTGCGCACGACCGCGCAAGCCGAGGTGGAAAGCCGCGAGATCGGCGAGCTGGTCATGTCGCAGCTGTATCCGGTCGACGAAGTGGCGTACGTCCGTTTCGCATCCGTATATCGTCAGTTCAAGGATATCGACATGTTTATGAAAGAGCTGAACAGCTTGTTGAACAAGGATCCGTTGGCCTAA
- a CDS encoding carbohydrate ABC transporter permease, producing the protein MTLRSVKKSIPHILLIGYLIATLYPFLFVLFSSIKSDNQAIASNPFGFPSSFHFENYYEAWVNAKISVYFLNSLYISTLCSIATIIFSSMGAFAITRMRYLKMSKGLYQFILIGLLIPGNALLLPIFIMLNKMEVFGQPILGTHMALILPYTAGAIPFTVIILSAFMRSIPGEIEEASVMDGLSAKGIFAKIILPITVPALVTVFIINFIGNWNEFILANFFISTDELRTLPVGMVGFRDIYNTNYAQMSAGIVFSILPVMIIYAVLQKQIIEGLTAGGVKG; encoded by the coding sequence ATGACGCTAAGATCCGTGAAAAAAAGTATCCCCCACATTCTCTTAATCGGTTATTTAATCGCGACTCTCTACCCGTTCCTGTTCGTCCTCTTCTCGTCCATTAAGTCGGATAATCAGGCGATTGCGAGTAATCCGTTCGGTTTCCCTTCTTCGTTTCATTTTGAAAATTATTATGAAGCTTGGGTGAATGCGAAAATCAGCGTTTACTTTTTAAATAGCTTATATATCTCAACGCTTTGCTCGATTGCGACGATTATTTTCTCGTCCATGGGAGCCTTCGCGATTACGCGGATGCGTTATTTGAAAATGAGCAAAGGCTTGTACCAATTCATCCTGATCGGCTTGCTCATTCCGGGTAACGCTTTGCTGCTGCCGATTTTCATCATGCTGAACAAAATGGAAGTTTTCGGTCAACCGATCTTGGGTACCCATATGGCGCTGATCCTTCCTTACACCGCGGGGGCTATTCCGTTTACGGTAATCATCTTGTCGGCGTTCATGCGATCGATTCCGGGCGAAATCGAAGAAGCCTCCGTCATGGATGGTTTGAGCGCAAAGGGTATTTTCGCAAAAATCATTTTACCCATTACTGTTCCGGCATTGGTAACCGTCTTTATCATCAACTTCATCGGAAACTGGAACGAGTTTATATTGGCGAACTTCTTCATCTCCACGGATGAATTGCGCACGCTGCCGGTCGGAATGGTCGGCTTCCGCGATATTTACAATACGAACTACGCCCAAATGTCGGCGGGAATCGTGTTCAGCATCCTTCCGGTCATGATTATCTACGCGGTCCTGCAAAAACAGATCATAGAAGGCTTGACCGCCGGTGGCGTTAAAGGCTGA
- a CDS encoding response regulator transcription factor, with amino-acid sequence MNVLIIDDQTQVVNGLFLGIDWAKIGVKQVLKAYNAFEARELLSSQPIDIMLCDIEMPAESGLQLYRWTREQDIDTECIFLTAHADFTFAKTAMQLGGFDYILQPARYETIENAIVNAIHKITLKQETNKYYAYGKMFQKNKEILLDNLIKDWIFRKNRDAERFMADLSQIQVALEPEAEMYLVMLDVFHLKKDMANWRSGLLKFSIGNIMNELFARYGQNVLTAQIQDESFAFLIYSPNRLLIDHEGVERQLNKFIDVYRAYYGCDIACYTGDKISISEAPEQAAMLMEMKQNNVSLASKVFLLKDRSEQQHTLSYQMPNMKMWSKLLEQGDTEVVRDQAFALLNQLAIDEKIDAEFLKRFYQQYMQMLYTTAELKEISLQRIFQDEHSLEKGLSSYANVDDMKELIAYTTKFFNSFPGSEEEIKNQVDVIIQYIRDHIDQDIRRTDIAREVYLNPNYVSRLFKVETGMSLKEFIIMEKMKLAQALLKSTKLPISIIAMKVGYTNFSHFSQVYKKTWNVTPAEDRQ; translated from the coding sequence TTGAACGTACTTATTATTGATGATCAAACACAAGTGGTTAACGGATTGTTTCTTGGCATCGACTGGGCGAAAATCGGCGTGAAGCAGGTTCTGAAGGCTTACAATGCTTTCGAAGCGCGCGAGCTGCTAAGCAGTCAGCCCATCGATATTATGCTATGCGATATTGAAATGCCGGCCGAGAGCGGTCTGCAATTGTACCGGTGGACGAGGGAGCAGGATATCGATACGGAATGCATTTTTTTAACGGCGCATGCCGATTTTACGTTCGCGAAAACGGCGATGCAGCTGGGCGGCTTCGATTATATCCTCCAGCCTGCCCGGTACGAAACGATCGAGAACGCGATCGTGAATGCGATCCATAAAATAACGCTGAAGCAGGAAACGAACAAATATTACGCCTACGGTAAAATGTTCCAGAAAAATAAAGAGATTCTGCTAGATAACCTGATCAAGGATTGGATCTTCCGAAAAAACAGAGATGCTGAGCGTTTCATGGCGGATTTAAGCCAAATCCAAGTTGCGTTGGAGCCGGAAGCTGAGATGTATCTCGTGATGCTGGACGTGTTTCATTTGAAGAAGGATATGGCCAATTGGCGCAGCGGCCTGTTAAAGTTTTCGATCGGCAATATCATGAATGAACTGTTCGCGCGCTATGGCCAGAACGTATTGACCGCCCAGATCCAGGACGAAAGCTTCGCGTTTCTCATTTACTCCCCCAACCGGCTGCTGATCGATCACGAGGGAGTCGAGCGGCAGCTGAATAAATTTATCGACGTCTATCGGGCCTATTACGGCTGCGATATCGCATGTTATACCGGAGACAAAATATCCATTTCCGAAGCGCCCGAGCAGGCTGCGATGTTGATGGAAATGAAGCAAAATAACGTATCGTTGGCAAGCAAAGTGTTTCTGCTGAAGGATCGCAGCGAACAGCAGCATACGCTTTCTTATCAGATGCCGAATATGAAAATGTGGAGCAAATTGCTCGAGCAGGGCGATACGGAGGTCGTTCGCGATCAAGCCTTCGCCTTGTTAAACCAGCTCGCGATTGACGAGAAAATCGATGCCGAATTTTTAAAGCGATTTTATCAGCAGTACATGCAAATGCTGTATACGACCGCGGAGCTGAAGGAAATTTCGCTTCAACGCATTTTTCAAGACGAGCATAGCTTGGAAAAAGGGTTAAGCTCCTATGCCAATGTGGACGATATGAAAGAATTAATCGCCTATACGACGAAATTTTTCAACTCGTTTCCCGGCTCCGAAGAAGAGATCAAGAATCAGGTCGATGTGATCATCCAATATATACGCGATCATATCGATCAAGATATTCGGCGCACGGATATCGCGCGGGAAGTCTATTTGAACCCCAATTACGTGTCCAGATTGTTCAAGGTCGAAACGGGAATGTCGCTCAAAGAATTTATCATTATGGAGAAGATGAAGCTGGCGCAAGCGCTGCTGAAATCGACCAAGCTGCCGATCAGCATCATTGCGATGAAGGTCGGTTACACGAACTTCTCCCACTTCTCGCAAGTGTACAAGAAGACCTGGAATGTTACGCCCGCCGAGGATCGGCAATAA
- a CDS encoding glycoside hydrolase family 130 protein: MKITRCEANPIVTPGLYDWRKATVFNPAVIIEGDKFYMMERTAGSLDPFQCFFGLLESDDGIHFRHVLDKPVIHPEQFGFPYGSIQDPRLVKIDDTFYLNYALRPCSMSYFPTGVGIPNHAKPDYPDGWGKPGDWLTRSSIATSKDLIHWEFLCDTTPLEINDRDNILFPEKIGGKYALLRRPEEYIGEEYGTEKPAMWISYSEDLIHWEDPILLAVVEQEWEFKKIGGSTPPIKTDKGWLTLYHGVGPDHVYRVGAMLLDLEQPEKVIARAPGFIMEPETYYEKFGLFIPNVVFPTANVVKDGLLYIYYGCTDTAIGLATVPLDELVDYVISESNK; the protein is encoded by the coding sequence ATGAAAATTACGCGCTGCGAAGCGAACCCGATCGTGACGCCCGGCTTGTACGATTGGCGCAAAGCGACCGTTTTTAACCCGGCCGTCATTATCGAAGGCGATAAATTTTATATGATGGAGCGGACGGCAGGGAGCCTGGATCCGTTCCAGTGCTTCTTCGGCCTGCTCGAGAGCGACGACGGCATTCATTTCCGCCATGTGCTGGACAAGCCTGTCATCCATCCGGAGCAGTTCGGCTTCCCGTACGGCAGCATTCAGGATCCGCGGCTCGTCAAAATCGACGATACGTTTTATTTGAACTATGCGCTTCGTCCATGCTCGATGAGCTACTTCCCGACGGGCGTAGGCATTCCGAACCATGCCAAGCCGGACTATCCGGATGGATGGGGCAAGCCGGGAGACTGGCTGACGCGCTCTTCGATCGCGACGTCCAAGGATTTGATCCATTGGGAGTTTCTGTGCGATACAACGCCGCTTGAGATCAACGATCGCGACAATATTTTGTTCCCGGAAAAAATCGGCGGCAAATACGCGCTGCTTCGCCGACCCGAAGAGTACATCGGCGAGGAATACGGCACCGAGAAGCCGGCGATGTGGATTTCTTATTCCGAGGATTTGATTCACTGGGAGGATCCGATTTTGCTCGCGGTGGTGGAGCAGGAGTGGGAATTCAAGAAGATCGGAGGCTCCACGCCGCCGATCAAGACGGACAAAGGCTGGCTGACGCTGTATCACGGCGTAGGGCCGGACCATGTGTACCGCGTTGGCGCCATGCTGCTCGATCTGGAGCAGCCTGAGAAGGTAATCGCGCGCGCGCCGGGATTCATCATGGAACCGGAAACGTATTATGAGAAATTCGGCCTGTTCATACCAAACGTGGTATTCCCGACCGCAAACGTGGTGAAGGACGGATTGCTGTACATTTACTATGGCTGCACGGATACAGCAATTGGCTTGGCAACGGTACCGTTGGATGAGCTGGTGGATTACGTTATTTCTGAGAGTAATAAATAA
- a CDS encoding type 2 periplasmic-binding domain-containing protein, which yields MKKKSLLVSSLGMVLAATTVLSTVGAATKTDTIVIRHTQLGEAKQHRLNILNDVLKRVAKEVPGVKYKLDGVDSDVNRKEKLRSEMVVNRAPAIFDLFGGADTQLYVEANRLLDLTPILKELGLSNKFISLDEFKVNGKVYGLPIGGYQEGYFYNKEYFKAKGLKVPKTLSELEKLADTIKKDGKTPFAQASKAAWVPLMTANTLWSRYAGPEITNGFATGKTKWNSAPMVQAFTKYQEWVKKGYFKQGELGLDYAEQRNQLIRGEAIMMYDGSWASSVFADPKQAGDLTNKVGYFPLPSVAGGKGSQTAVNGGFSNGYGFSAKVKNDKKQLAFVKSFIKNMYNDEMQIRGLEADGVLPSMKVNSTKLANAKASALVKEIIEVGNKASGAFPAFDSLVQPDVNTALSEGIQKLIAGKVTPKAMLDSVQKAQNTANSDDDF from the coding sequence ATGAAGAAGAAAAGTCTTCTCGTCTCATCGCTCGGCATGGTCCTTGCAGCGACAACTGTCCTAAGTACGGTTGGCGCAGCGACAAAAACCGATACCATCGTGATCAGACATACGCAATTGGGCGAGGCGAAGCAACATCGTCTTAATATTCTAAATGATGTTTTGAAAAGGGTGGCAAAAGAAGTTCCAGGCGTTAAATACAAGCTGGACGGCGTAGATTCGGACGTAAACCGTAAAGAGAAATTGCGTTCCGAGATGGTCGTGAACAGAGCTCCCGCGATATTCGATCTATTCGGCGGAGCAGACACGCAATTGTACGTTGAAGCAAACCGGCTGTTGGATCTTACGCCGATTCTGAAAGAGCTTGGCTTGTCGAACAAGTTTATTTCGTTGGACGAATTCAAAGTCAACGGAAAAGTATACGGTTTGCCTATAGGCGGCTACCAAGAAGGATATTTCTACAACAAAGAATACTTTAAAGCCAAAGGTCTCAAAGTTCCGAAAACATTGAGCGAGCTTGAGAAATTAGCCGATACGATCAAGAAAGACGGGAAAACGCCTTTTGCTCAAGCTTCCAAAGCTGCATGGGTGCCGCTAATGACTGCCAATACGCTGTGGTCCCGTTATGCAGGTCCGGAAATTACGAACGGTTTCGCAACCGGTAAAACGAAGTGGAACAGCGCTCCAATGGTGCAAGCTTTTACAAAGTACCAAGAGTGGGTGAAGAAAGGCTACTTTAAACAAGGCGAGCTCGGTTTGGATTACGCCGAACAGCGCAACCAACTCATCCGCGGCGAAGCGATCATGATGTATGACGGCTCGTGGGCATCCAGCGTATTCGCGGATCCTAAACAAGCCGGGGATCTAACGAACAAAGTAGGTTACTTCCCATTGCCATCGGTAGCTGGCGGCAAAGGCAGCCAAACTGCCGTAAACGGCGGCTTCTCCAACGGGTACGGTTTCTCCGCGAAAGTGAAAAACGACAAAAAGCAATTAGCATTCGTCAAGTCGTTCATTAAGAACATGTACAATGACGAAATGCAAATTCGCGGACTCGAAGCGGACGGCGTCCTGCCTTCCATGAAAGTAAACAGCACGAAATTGGCTAATGCGAAAGCATCCGCTCTGGTTAAAGAAATCATTGAAGTAGGCAACAAAGCAAGCGGCGCATTCCCTGCATTCGATTCGCTGGTTCAACCTGACGTAAATACGGCGCTCAGCGAAGGCATTCAAAAACTGATCGCCGGCAAAGTGACGCCTAAGGCCATGCTGGACAGCGTTCAAAAAGCGCAGAATACGGCAAACAGCGACGACGACTTCTAA
- a CDS encoding DODA-type extradiol aromatic ring-opening family dioxygenase, producing the protein MMPSYFFAHGAPSLVLERHAYTDFLKQFAADTPKPKAIVLFSAHWEDSVQAVSDVKTYDTIYDFSGFQDELYTLTYPAHGDRGLSERVQALFAKHGIPSKSNETRGLDHGAWAVLKLLYPDADIPVIALSVNRYLTNEQQYNIGKALAELREQDVMIIGSGGTVHNLRRLNWHAGDKADEWAVAFDQWLQEKLEQWDTAALFDYEQQAPYARESVPTNEHFIPLLLAMGAGDETRQAKLLHRSYQMGSLSLSCWQFN; encoded by the coding sequence ATGATGCCCTCTTACTTTTTCGCCCATGGCGCGCCGTCGCTTGTTTTGGAACGTCATGCCTATACCGATTTTTTGAAGCAATTCGCCGCGGACACGCCGAAGCCTAAAGCGATCGTTCTGTTTTCCGCTCATTGGGAAGATAGCGTTCAAGCTGTCAGCGACGTCAAAACCTACGATACGATCTATGATTTCTCGGGGTTTCAAGACGAGCTGTATACATTGACCTATCCCGCTCACGGCGATCGTGGGCTGAGCGAACGCGTCCAGGCTCTGTTTGCCAAGCATGGCATTCCAAGCAAGTCGAACGAGACGAGAGGCCTCGATCACGGGGCGTGGGCCGTTCTCAAGCTTCTCTACCCCGATGCCGACATTCCGGTTATCGCGTTGTCCGTAAACCGTTACTTGACCAACGAACAGCAGTATAATATAGGAAAAGCGTTAGCCGAGCTTCGGGAACAGGATGTAATGATTATTGGCAGCGGCGGCACCGTGCATAACCTGCGCAGACTCAATTGGCATGCAGGGGATAAGGCCGATGAGTGGGCGGTTGCCTTTGACCAGTGGCTGCAGGAGAAGCTGGAGCAATGGGATACAGCCGCTTTGTTCGACTACGAGCAGCAGGCTCCGTATGCCCGCGAATCCGTCCCGACAAACGAGCATTTCATACCGCTGCTGCTAGCTATGGGCGCGGGAGATGAGACCCGGCAGGCTAAGCTGCTGCACCGCAGCTATCAAATGGGCAGCTTAAGCTTAAGCTGCTGGCAGTTTAACTAA
- a CDS encoding accessory gene regulator B family protein — MKVLEYFLLNFFNIVFIIGFTLIIACFTGHVQESVIALIAFAALRQVSGGYHLNSGWLCIFASVLLMTVLSLVSLEPIAMNVLSLVSFLLCLVFSPSNIAKQTRIPQKYFPLLKVISLLIIVSSYLIGSAVLTASLFAQSLTIIRTRR; from the coding sequence GTGAAGGTGCTTGAATATTTCCTGTTAAATTTTTTCAATATTGTCTTTATCATCGGGTTCACCCTGATTATTGCATGCTTCACAGGTCATGTGCAGGAATCGGTTATCGCGTTGATAGCATTCGCCGCATTAAGGCAGGTTTCAGGTGGCTACCACCTGAACTCCGGCTGGCTATGCATCTTCGCTTCCGTCCTGCTTATGACGGTTCTATCCCTGGTGTCGCTGGAACCCATTGCGATGAACGTGCTCAGTTTGGTTTCATTCCTTCTATGTTTAGTCTTCTCGCCGTCCAACATCGCAAAACAAACCCGTATACCGCAAAAGTATTTCCCGCTTCTAAAGGTCATATCACTTCTTATCATCGTTTCCAGCTATTTGATCGGATCTGCCGTGCTTACCGCGAGCTTGTTCGCGCAATCCCTTACGATTATTCGGACAAGGAGGTGA